In Granulicella arctica, one genomic interval encodes:
- a CDS encoding alpha/beta hydrolase — MILRAALVLLTCGLMLDAKLESQVPAQACKSTVTGHLETIPLESRVYGKKRFLRVWLPPGYSDSALASKRYPVLYLFDGQFLFDRCTSQPFPDEWHVDEIVTDLILKRTLAPLIVVGIDNAGPGVREDEYSRYGEVSNAPQKLSAFMTTEVLPLIDGKYRTTADRAHRGVGGASLASLAALTLLLDQPDTFGLGLLESTSLQNGNGRILQETSQVVQGPIRISIGVGTAEVPPAEAAAHGFPRFDGAFVTMSQTLANNFQKSLMNHPDVRLTVQPGGQHQPKYWSERFGPAVSFLFPTEQQARE; from the coding sequence ATGATTCTTCGCGCGGCGTTGGTCCTGCTGACTTGCGGATTAATGCTCGATGCCAAGTTGGAATCGCAAGTCCCGGCCCAGGCCTGCAAGAGCACGGTTACCGGTCATCTTGAGACGATTCCACTCGAGAGCAGAGTCTACGGCAAGAAGCGTTTTCTTCGTGTGTGGCTGCCGCCCGGCTACTCCGACTCGGCTCTGGCATCAAAGCGCTATCCGGTGCTCTACCTCTTCGACGGGCAGTTCCTCTTCGATCGCTGCACCTCGCAACCGTTTCCAGATGAATGGCACGTTGACGAGATCGTGACAGACCTCATCCTTAAGAGAACACTCGCGCCCTTGATCGTTGTTGGTATTGATAATGCTGGGCCTGGTGTGCGCGAAGACGAGTATTCCCGATACGGCGAGGTATCGAACGCACCACAAAAGCTGTCTGCCTTCATGACGACTGAAGTTCTTCCGCTGATCGATGGGAAGTATCGGACGACAGCGGATCGAGCACACCGTGGAGTCGGCGGCGCTTCTCTGGCGTCCCTCGCCGCGCTGACTCTGCTGCTCGATCAACCGGATACATTTGGCTTGGGCCTGCTGGAGAGCACGTCACTCCAAAATGGGAATGGCAGAATCCTGCAGGAGACATCTCAGGTGGTGCAAGGGCCAATACGGATATCCATAGGAGTCGGAACGGCGGAGGTTCCGCCGGCGGAAGCTGCCGCACATGGATTTCCTAGATTCGATGGTGCCTTTGTCACAATGAGCCAGACGCTGGCTAACAATTTTCAGAAAAGTCTGATGAACCATCCGGACGTGAGACTGACCGTGCAACCGGGCGGCCAACATCAACCGAAGTATTGGAGCGAGAGATTCGGCCCCGCGGTGAGCTTTCTGTTTCCAACGGAGCAACAGGCCCGAGAGTAA